A window of [Ruminococcus] lactaris ATCC 29176 genomic DNA:
TACCGCGTTAATCACAACCGGAGAAAGCATCCATCTAAATTTGTCACTAATACCAGGCAATTCATAATCTGCTGTATCAAATACTGTAAAGTCATCTGTATACTGTCCTACAAAATCTTTTACTCGCTGATCCAATTTTCTAGTCTGTCCTTCTGTCATATTTAAAGCTACACAAACTCCTTTTTCCACCAATTCAATTGTTCCGTGGAAAAATTCCGGAGATGTTACAGATTTTGTTCTCAGCCACTGTGATTCCTCTAATACGCACATTGCAAATGAATATGTAGGTCCCCACAAATTACCTGAGCCAATCCAAATCTGATATGGATCATCTTTATACTTCTCTGCATATGCTCTTGCTTTTGGCTCACTTGCTTTTCCTACAGATACCAGAGCTGCAGGAAGATTCTTCAATTCATCTGCAAACTGTTTGTAATCATCAAAGAATCCTTTATTTTCCAACAATTTTCCGATTAGCATATACAAAACATACTCTTGTGGTCTTCCGTCTTTGTATACAACTGAATAATCTGATAACTCACCCATCGGCGAATTGTCAACTCCTAAAACAGACACAATCGTTGCTCCTTTTTCTTTGACATACTTAGCTGCAGCAACTGTCTCTTTTGTATCTCCTGATTTTGATGCCATAAATACTAATGTCTTATCTGTAAGATGATTATTTCCCTCAACAAGAAGTTCTGCTGAAATCTGTGATTGTACATTCAAATTGGACATTACTGAAATCATATAGTCAAAAGGCTGCATCATTGCAAGTGAACCACCTGAAGAAGTAAACAAAATATTGTCAAACCCTTTCTCGCAAACAGCATCTGCTATTTTTTCAATCTCTGCTCTCTGAGCATAAATATATTCTCCGTTTTTCAAAATCTGGTTTTCATCAAACTTTACCATCATGATAATTTCCTCCTAAATCTAAATTAAAAAATACCTAAAAGTGCTCCAACAATTCCTACAATCATAAGCACGATCAATATCCATGAAACTTTGACTTTTTTCTGTAAAAGCCCATAAATTCCTAATGTCATTGCAAATGGAACAAGGTTTGGCATAATACCATCTAAGATTTCCTGTACCTTTACTGCTGCATCACCACTTCCGATAGCTCCAGCAATATTAACCGTTATCATACTCGGTATCATTGCACCAATTACCATAAGTCCAAGTACTGCTGCACCAAATGTCAATTTAGGCATCATACCTGATTCTTCAATCTTATTCAGAAAACTTGTTCCAAATTTATATCCGAATTTTAAGCAAATATATCGAACTGCAAATGCCGGCACGTTGAATATAAGCCAGAATAAAAGTGGTCCCAGGATACTACCTTGCATGGCAAGAGATGTACCTATTCCTGTTGCAATTACTCGAAGCGTTCCCCAGAACATAGAATCTCCAATACCTGCTAATGGTCCCATCAATGCAACCTTTACATTGTTAATGGATGATGTATCAAAATCTTCATTTCTAGCATTGCTCTCTTCCATTGCTGTTGAAATTCCAAATACCGCCGTTGAAATGTATGGTGTTGTATTAAAAAATTCCATGTGGCGTTTTGCTGCTGCTATCTGGTCTTCTTTTTTCTGATAAATCTTTTTAATCGCAGGAAGCATTGCAAAACAATATCCCATATTCTGTTGTCTCTCATAATTCCAAGAGTATTCCAAAGATAATGAACGTAAAAAGATTGATCTTAATTCCTTCTTTCCAATTACACTCTTCTGTTCTGCTGTATTAGAAGTCGTCATCGTCTTCCACCTCCTGTACTGCTACTTTCTGTGTTCCCTGCATCTGCACAAGGATAACTGCTAAACATCCTGCCATCATTGCAATTCCAAGCATTGGAATCTTGAGATAAGCAGCTAATGCAAATCCAAGAATAAAATATACCATTGTTTTCTTAGACAAAATCATCTGTGCAAGCAGAGCAATTCCAAGTGCCGGAATAAATCCTGCTGCTGCCACAAGTCCGTTCTGAACAAACTCTGGAATCGCTTCAAGAACTCGGTTCATAACTGGTGTTCCTAGATAAAATGCTACTGCACATATAATTCCTCTTGGCAAACTTTTCACCACAAATCCACCTAGTATATGCATTCGCTCCATTCCTTTAAAATCGCCTTTTTCTATATAGTTATCTGCTTTATGTAAAAAGAACGGAAGTATTCCAAGTGTAAGTACATTGTCAACAACCAAATATAATGTTGCGATTGGGAACGCCAGTGCCAACGCTACATCTGCACCTTTTCCCGTTGAAATTGCAAATGCGGCACCTAAAACACCACCTGTAATTACATCTGGTGGAACTGCTGCTCCAAGTGTAATAGAACCAATAAATACCATTTCAAGGGTTGCACCAAGAATGATTCCCGTTTTCAAATCACCCATAACCAGTCCAACAAGCATTCCTGTAATAATTGGACGTGATCCTAAGTTTGTTCCAAACATCCACTCAAAGGTAACAAACATGGCAATCAACCCTATTAGAATTGCCTGAACTAACATAATTTTCCTCCTCACATGTTCTTTGATACTTTTACTTTCTGTTCACCAGGCACCTGCCTGATTTCAATTTCAATTCCATCGTTTAACAACTCTTTTAACATTTCCTCATCCCGGGCAGTAACTGGAATTGTCTTATAAAGTGTCTTAACAATGTCTTCCTTTGGCTTACAACCGCCAAGATTGATAGATCGTATTCCTGCATATCCTTTGGCCAATCGATATGCATCCTCAATACTCTCTACAACGATAAATAATTTATATTTATCTGTAACACCCGCATTTAATGCAGCGATGGAATCTTCAATATTTTTCATAACGAGCTTCACCCCATTTGGCTTAGCCAATTTCATTGTTGTTTTCCGAATGTTATCATTCACAACCGCATCATTTGCAATTAAAATGCAATCTGAATCTAACGATTGTGTCCACGCCATAGCGACCTGACCATGTAATAATCTGTGGTCTACTCTTAATAATTTAATCATTTTACATCCTCCGTATCTTGTTTTAATTGATTTTAAAATCCATCGTCTTCCTCTACTGTATCCTCAGACAATAACTTATTGCATAAAACAATACCTTCACTTGCTTCTGAAATATTAGTTTCCAATTGCTTCTCTGTTAAATTTTCCGTTTCATACCACAAACTAAGAACTAATGGGAGATTCATTCCTGCTATTAACCAATACCCCCCCTCTTGTGCTCTTATCATAAATTCGTTATTGATACTTCCGCCAAATATATCTGTGATAACAACCCACTGGTCTTCTGGATTTCTTTCGTTCATCCACTTTTCTACCATTGCCGGAAGATCCTTAGATTGCTCATCTACATAAGCGCATAGAGTTTCTACATTTTCATTTTGCCCCATTAAAAATTCCGCTGTCTTTTTCATTCCGTTTGCCAAGGGGCCATGACTAGCAAGCAATATTTTGTTCATTATCACTCCTCCTACTCTTGTGATATAACATCATATAACATCTCGTTACAATAAGTTTACTGCCATGTGCTGTTTCT
This region includes:
- a CDS encoding PTS mannose/fructose/sorbose/N-acetylgalactosamine transporter subunit IIC, with the protein product MLVQAILIGLIAMFVTFEWMFGTNLGSRPIITGMLVGLVMGDLKTGIILGATLEMVFIGSITLGAAVPPDVITGGVLGAAFAISTGKGADVALALAFPIATLYLVVDNVLTLGILPFFLHKADNYIEKGDFKGMERMHILGGFVVKSLPRGIICAVAFYLGTPVMNRVLEAIPEFVQNGLVAAAGFIPALGIALLAQMILSKKTMVYFILGFALAAYLKIPMLGIAMMAGCLAVILVQMQGTQKVAVQEVEDDDDF
- a CDS encoding PTS sugar transporter subunit IIA is translated as MNKILLASHGPLANGMKKTAEFLMGQNENVETLCAYVDEQSKDLPAMVEKWMNERNPEDQWVVITDIFGGSINNEFMIRAQEGGYWLIAGMNLPLVLSLWYETENLTEKQLETNISEASEGIVLCNKLLSEDTVEEDDGF
- a CDS encoding PTS system mannose/fructose/sorbose family transporter subunit IID codes for the protein MTTSNTAEQKSVIGKKELRSIFLRSLSLEYSWNYERQQNMGYCFAMLPAIKKIYQKKEDQIAAAKRHMEFFNTTPYISTAVFGISTAMEESNARNEDFDTSSINNVKVALMGPLAGIGDSMFWGTLRVIATGIGTSLAMQGSILGPLLFWLIFNVPAFAVRYICLKFGYKFGTSFLNKIEESGMMPKLTFGAAVLGLMVIGAMIPSMITVNIAGAIGSGDAAVKVQEILDGIMPNLVPFAMTLGIYGLLQKKVKVSWILIVLMIVGIVGALLGIF
- a CDS encoding SIS domain-containing protein, translating into MMVKFDENQILKNGEYIYAQRAEIEKIADAVCEKGFDNILFTSSGGSLAMMQPFDYMISVMSNLNVQSQISAELLVEGNNHLTDKTLVFMASKSGDTKETVAAAKYVKEKGATIVSVLGVDNSPMGELSDYSVVYKDGRPQEYVLYMLIGKLLENKGFFDDYKQFADELKNLPAALVSVGKASEPKARAYAEKYKDDPYQIWIGSGNLWGPTYSFAMCVLEESQWLRTKSVTSPEFFHGTIELVEKGVCVALNMTEGQTRKLDQRVKDFVGQYTDDFTVFDTADYELPGISDKFRWMLSPVVINAVLSRVSKNFEQIRDHSLDIRRYYRKVEY
- a CDS encoding PTS sugar transporter subunit IIB, which encodes MIKLLRVDHRLLHGQVAMAWTQSLDSDCILIANDAVVNDNIRKTTMKLAKPNGVKLVMKNIEDSIAALNAGVTDKYKLFIVVESIEDAYRLAKGYAGIRSINLGGCKPKEDIVKTLYKTIPVTARDEEMLKELLNDGIEIEIRQVPGEQKVKVSKNM